The following proteins come from a genomic window of Canis lupus dingo isolate Sandy chromosome 20, ASM325472v2, whole genome shotgun sequence:
- the RPL36 gene encoding 60S ribosomal protein L36: MALRYPMAVGLNKGHKVTKNVSKPRHSRRRGRLTKHTKFVRDMIREVCGFAPYERRAMELLKVSKDKRALKFIKKRVGTHIRAKRKREELSNVLAAMRKAAAKKD, from the exons ATGGCTCTGCGCTACCCCATGGCCGTGGGCCTCAACAAGGGCCACAAGGTGACGAAGAACGTGAGCAAGCCGAGGCACAGCCGCCGCCGCGGG CGCCTCACCAAGCACACCAAGTTCGTGCGGGACATGATCCGGGAGGTGTGCGGCTTCGCCCCGTACGAGCGGCGGGCCATGGAGCTGCTCAAGGTGTCCAAGGACAAGCGCGCCCTCAAGTTCATCAAGAAGCGG GTCGGGACGCACATCCGCgccaagaggaagagagaggagctgAGCAACGTGCTGGCGGCCATGCGGAAAGCGGCCGCCAAGAAGGACTGA